The window aacatCTAGAGTTTATGGCGTCAGTGAAAAAATACGATGAAATACAAGAAAATGAAGATAATTTGGAAAAGTCTCGCACCGATCCGGTGGTGGAACTGTTTCCGGAGGATGAAGCCGAAGAACGCAACAACatgtcaccaacgccaccGAATCAATTTGCTAATCATGCAAATGCAGGCTACGAAATACCGGCCAGATTGCGAACGCTACACAATCTGGTGATACAGTACGCATCGCAGGGACGGTACGAAGTGGCCGTACCTTTGTGTAAGCAAGCACTGGAAGATCTCGAGAAAACAAGTGGGCATGATCATCCAGATGTGGCCACAATGTTGAACATTTTGGCGTTAGTTTACAGAGATCAGGTAAACTTTAAATGATACGTACGAGGttgaattatgttttgttacttttgtCAAGAGACAGTCACtgcaaaattggttttgctgtgtttATTATCATTTGAGTGATATTGTTTGTAGCACTTAGTACACTTTTATTTAGTTTCCTTTTGTCTCGGATTGTTCCAAAATTTAGTTTATGATATAAAAATTTAAGGACTAAAATTGCGTGCATTGCACCAAATTTGAATAGATATCCTTTTTTTAGACGTTTAATCGTACATTTTATATTGTTATTAATTATCTTTACATTGCTGTTCTATTCAATATTGTCTTATCTTGTTTATCACTCTTTAGAACAAGTATAAGGAGGCAGCCAATCTACTGAACGATGCTCTTACGATTCGCGAGAAAACTCTTGGGGAAAATCATCCGGCCGTAGCTGCTACGTTAAACAATTTAGCCGTTTTGTATGGTAAACGGGGCAAATACAAAGATGCGGAACCGCTTTGCAAACGAGCGCTAGAAATTCGTGAGAATGTGCTCGGCAAATCGCATCCCGACGTGGCCAAGCAATTGAACAACTTAGCACTGCTTTGCCAGAACCAGGTATGTGCTGTTATTTATCGGTTAAGATTTTGATTCCTCCAATGTGTGGTGTATATTATACCTTAACTTTCCATTTTCCAGGCAAAGTATGAAGAAGTGGAAATGTATTACAAGCGAGCCTTGGAAATTTACGAGATGAAGCTAGGTGGAGATGATCCGAATGTCGCGAAAACTCTCAACAATCTTGCCAGTTGCTACTTGAAACAAGGCAAATACAAGGAAGCAGAAATGCTATACAAAGAGGTGCTAACGCGAGCACACGAGCGGGAATTTGGTGCAATTAATGGTGAAAACAAACCAATATGGCAGGTGGCCGAAGAGCGCGAGGAGAACAAACTGAAGAATCGAGAAAATACACCGTACGGCGAATATGGTGGATGGCATAAGGCCGCGAAGGTGGACTCGCCCACCGTTACTACGACCTTGAAAAATCTCGGTGCTCTATATAGAAGACAGGGCAAGTACGAAGCCGCAGACACGTTGGAAGATTGTGCTCTACGAAGCAAGAAAGAGGTACGCAAATAGGCAAACAGTAGTTATAACAACACACCAAAACTAACCCAATCAAATCACCATCTAAACTAATCCAATATTAAACAACAATATCTAATCGGTCAAGTTTCTTCGTGTAAACGCGTAAACGTTTACGATGTTCCTTTCTGGCAGGCATTGGATTTGGTGAAACAGTCGAAAGTGCTCGGTGTATCGGACGATAACAAGCGCCAGAAGAGCGGCAACAGCAaagatgataatgatgatcacAACAAACGTGTGCACAAATAATTGGTGTTGCGCGCTGACACTGCACATTTTAAATGCTAATATAGCAGAACGATTTATAATAGCCGGTTTAAACATTAAGCAAAGTGACAGAATACTTAGCAGTTAACAGTACGCTGAAGAAGGTGCAGCAATTTTCCATTCCCAAAAGCTGATGGACCTTCAGTCCAACATCTCAGTGGTCGCTTATTCATGTTACTAGTGtttatagttttgtttttcttttcgttttgtatttcaaataatttcGAAAACCACATCAATTTCTATTAGTTTCTTTTTGTATCAtcctctctcgttctctccaCTTGTCTCATTATTTCTCCACAATGAATTGTCAATGAgtactatttttaaaaatgttgaaatttatgcatcaaatttcaagcaagAAACAAAACTTTTAAACACGTTAATTGCACGACAACATCCATTTGGTCCACACGCTTTTCAGATCAGCACAGATCGATTGATTAGGCGTGGATGGATAATCTTCATAATCATGTTTTTTCAGGTAGAAGATACTTCTAATGAGCGATTGTGGTTTTATTATGCTTAAGTAAGCACTAAACACTTTGTTGTAGTTTGAAATGCTAACAAGCTACAAGTAAAACTATATCcgcaggaaaataaaaaaaataaatgcaaataaaCGGTTcccattaatttaaaaattatcttTCGGAAATTGAACGAGAACAAGCAAAAATAATCTCAAGATAGGAATGATTCtgttgaaaagaaaacaaatataaaaaaaagagacaTTTCGAGAAACAGGGAGAGAATGATAGGGGATGAATAAAAAAGAGCGGGAATCTGATATTTGGAAGAAATTGTTCTATTTATCAAACATGACGCAGAAGAGCAAAGCAGATAGATAACTACGcttttgataataaaaaaatgcatacCGATTATTTAATCATTTCCAAAGTAATCTGTAAGACATAGAAATGCGTATAAAACAATATGACATACATTTTTGCTTGTGTTTTTCGCCTAAACGGAGTTCTAAAAAATAACTGCACTTTGTccaaattgttttaattacgTGTTTAAGGAAATCCGAAAAGTTGGGAAgtgcattttaaaattaaatagctATTTGTGAACAATGGCTCATGGCAGGTgtgagaaagcataagcgactatGTTTCTTGGGTGCATGATTTCAGGTGGGCAGCGTCAAAGTAGACTAAATACCTGAACAAATGGTCTGTTATGCTTTATTACACTGATACTGGTGATTTTAGACGACTTGATTTTTTTGCAGCTTCGGGTCGGACTGAATCCAGGTTGGCCCGACTCGACcagaactcgctgcaccaacgaGATCAAAGTCACTTATTTTTCCTGCACTTACCGCAATCTTTGCAGCTACTGAAGCTACTTACCGTTATGGGTCGTACCGAACGATTTCTGCTCGCTTATGGGTGGTTCGATGGGGTGGGTCGATGTATCACTATTGTGGAGATTTGGCTGCCGAATGGGTACATTTGGtaataaaaatacattatgTGCAAACTACGCTAGTGACgggggtaaagttggcaaaaatccgcaGTCCACTTCTATCCGACTCCGAAAATTCTGAACCGACCTCGGAATTATCAGCATTATCCTGAGCCGTCCAGAATCATTCGGAATCATCCGGAGTTCTCTGGAATCAAACGGAGTTTCCGGGATCATGGGGCTCCAACAATCATTGACTTCAATGCACTAAGGGCGGCCTCGAACAAACCGCGATCATAAGTCATGTTTGCAATATTTACGATATATTTCATATGGAATCTTGTTTTAAAGGGACACTTATGGGTCACTATCACTTATGAATCGTGATTTTAGGTGTCGGAAATCGAGATGGCGCCACTGTACACCGTTTTTACAGGGGTTTTTACTTGTTGGAAACATTTTGGCACACATCTATATTCTATATCTATATTCTATCTATATCTATATATCTACCTTCGGCCCAATAGCAAGGCTGATCAAGGGGATCATTGCGTCATACTCTAGACGTTGGTATTCATAcgctagaaaaaaaaggtgccaAAGTTTTTCTAACAAGTGAAAGCCATGTACACCTTTGCTTTACATTGTCACATACACATATTGCAAACGCTGAATACAGTTGATGACTCGAACTTAGTTTGATATTTGAGAActattgtattgttttaaataacaaaacgtttaaaatatccaaaacaaaatataaaccaCTAATAATCCAAGtagttaaaaaatatgttggCAGAATATCGACAGCATGTGCtttatacaaaacaaaagcatttgTAAACCACGGTCTATCAAGAGTATTGGAATTGGGCTTACTATCCGTATTTGGGTTATGAGTAATTTAATTATAGTCACCTATGAATTTATGTAGTAAAGCCGAAGAAGAACGACGATGGAAGCTACGAATCCGTCGATACAGCAAAGGATCGAAAGGCACGAGCGAAAATCATCTTACTTCTTGAACCAGTGAACTACGTTCACGTGAAGGAAGCGACAACAGCGAGAGAAGTTTCGTCCAAACTAGAAAAGGCTTTCGAAAACTCTGGCCTCACAAGACGAGTCGGATTGTTGCATAAACTAATCAAGACAGATCTAGAATCATGCGATTCTATGTCGCATTATGTTAATCGTATTGTATCAACGGCGCATCACTGAATGGAATTGGTTTCCCGATTTCAGAGGAGTGGTCGGAAATCAATTACTGACTGGATTAACAGAACAGTATCGCCCAATGATAATGGCCCTTGAAAACTCCGGTATTGTCAACACTGGGGACATCATTAAAACGAAACTTCTACAAGAGGTTCCTCCCACATCAGTTGAACCTGCCTTTGCGGCAAGAACGAAGCACGTTAATGCTGgtaactacaaaaaaaaaaaaaaaaactacaaaatgaAATACAGCTAAGGGTCCGAAATGTCGAAAATGTTCGAAATTTGGTCATATAGCGAAGGATTGCTACAGCACGAAAGGAAACGATTCGTTATGAGTAGTGCTTTCTACGTGTGGATCGAAGGAATACGGAAAATGgtatttcgattccggagcaaGTGTCCACATGACGAACAATAGCGATTTTTGATGCATGCGAAAACATCCAGTGGAACTGTGGTAGCAGCCAACGGGAAGAACATGCAAATCACCGCGAAGGGATCCTGCGTTTTGAAGCCTTCATGtcaaaaaggtgaaattccCGTTGATGAGGTGCAGCTAATACCGAATCTCATCAGTGAACCTTTTATCGGTGAATCAGATTGTGAAAAAAGGCTACTCCGTTACGTTCACGAATGAAGGATGCGAAGTGGTTAGCCGAAACGGCGATATCATTGCTACTGGTAGCCATGACAACGATCTGTTCAAGCTAGACGAACGTAAAGAAGATGACAGTTTCTTCTACAGGCAGCTTGGAACTATGGCATCAAAGGATGGGCCATCTCAACATCAACGGTGTGCGAagcctttatttattttttcatatatataaccgacggaccatcgtgtctaatcggcaaacttataattaaattcgggagaatataaataaacctctagttataacaccgacaaaccgacatgacactggcgttacaaaagtgtcccacaggaaagtactgtcatttaccagtgaggcgaacacttctgtcaatgTAAGcttgttcactgctgcttcgatgtaaacaacttttctaaatacaaatggcgaaggaagtgtgaggcaagattttgtgagaattattggacaaaacaccaggaaatcattttataagtttccaaatcaatgcaaaagatgtgaagtacataaaacaatacgcattggaatttgcgaagaaaaacaaaaaggggtttagcagtttcttctctatgtcagtgtagtaagcgaatcattatagagatggcgctatgtttaacgtattttcatttgaaataaggagacaacttttgaagctcattttgttcgaagtgtcacgtcggtttgtcggtggttatAAGCCATcattaaatgtgacgtagacgcaatttctccttgaacgtaagaagacatactaaaatcgaacaaatctaacacttcattgaactcgagggacatacgtataatagggtgtcccaGGCTAtagttgttgcgggtacgcgtaacacggagatggaaattagaTCTAAGAATctgacagggagcgaacaaattgatgctggctagtaatgccggggaatcgatctctccgttaaggagccggaatataaaaaaaaaaaacattgggcgtttttgcgtggagagcagagtggttcaagtccgagaagcagacaccgctgatggtaggagggccgagcatggtgggattgccatggaaggagtcgaaccgcgtacctggtgattctccgttgaatggcttcgaggcgattgatgtcaccaacgccaagcgggcaccagatcgggcagcagtactccaggcacgaccttactgCTGTGTACAGAAACGGTGCAGTGTAACCGCGACTCGATGCTGTCGTGCAACTGACAGCATCCGACGTCCGAATGGCCGTTAAGGGCTTCGGGAGCGATCGGGCTACCGAGGGTCGGCACTCGATCATAGGCCGCGAcccgacacacacaacagTCTTGTAGCatatatgttatttatattagAATATAAGTGGTTGATACAGAAGAGCCGcgtgtgtcctttttttttttttttttttttttttttttttttcgttaagaagagtgagcatattccatccccctctccgacttacccaacccggccggtacgctgtggtgcgtattacttcatgcggagtcgtgtgtgcggttgcaccctggctcgcgacgcatcttctgcggcgatctggtctgctgatgctgcttattacgctgctttccgtggtgcgacgcggtccctgtgatcctatcgcccacacttcgggtgggcaatggggggtctgcatcgttggtcaccactccaagcacgtaaggcagcTGTCCTGAAACgaaatttggatagaggaaacaagaaaacagaaagagagagaagaaagctgaaaatagaggagaaaagagaaaaaagaaagctggaaagaaacgaaaagaagaagaaaaattagtaactttccagcttacggtggcccttgtggcacgggttgttgccgtgccgcagggcctgaaggaccgccatttgcgttcctcgcccgccgtctggcccgcctgcgtcgccttgccgttggtgaACGCTCaacatcccatctcgcttggagagtggagaagattgtcctggcggcggcgcggacggcctcccacgtatTGCTGCGGGCacacatttccgagacaatgttatccattgttactcgggaatggcaccgctgctgcatctcgtaccggatccgatcgaaccgtggacagtggaacagcacgtgttcaacgtcttccacggcgtccccacATTCAGGGCAGTTAggcgagccatccaggatgcctttctcgacgaaataggagcgcaagaacccgtgccccgtgaggagctgggtgaggaaaaagtcgacttccccatgcttgcggctgacccagagattaatgtctgggatcagtctcctcgtcttcaatcctggtgcccctggttgccctgcacccgttgtccactggtcctgccagcgcctcatcgtttcctcccgttgcCGCTTCCGGatgtccgattgaacgccaccactcgctaccttttcgtcgtggcagcggatatcctcctgcataagaaggactaacggggtggtgttggcgacaacgcaagcggcgTCATATGAAacggtctggaaggcgctggcgactcggagagcccccgatcgatgcgccctttggaccgatttgcgatgggtctccttgtcgaggacccatcgcccccaggtggcaactccgtatcggatgatactgttgccgacgtttacgagctgtctcctactgcggctcttaggaccacgcttattcggcatcaggcaggtcaaggcattcgtaatccgtgaagccttattgaccaccctctccagatgccggctgtggtgctgtttgcggcataggtccactcccaggtatttcagcgtttccgtggattggatcgagtgaccgcccgcttgtagctctgcgagctgcgggacatgatgggtacaaaagatcatgaatccggtcttttggtgggcaagttccaaaccgactccttgcaaccaccgctcgatcctctccaggttagccgttgctaacgcgctgacctgttccgtggtccttcccaaaaacgactttcccgttatccatcacccgagtgatggcatctacggtcgaacgccctttacggaaaccgtattgggcGTCCGAAAGTCCCCCCGTTGACTCTaggtgggttgtcagcctccgctgaatcaaccgctccaaaatttttCCCAGcacactcagcaagcaaatgggccggtatgacgagggctccccaggtggtttccccgacttggtaagcagcaccagttgctgccgcttccatgcgtcggggaaagtgcctgcCCCCAGTAActgcttatagcttttggcaaaaacggcaggaaaagcaagaattgccgcagctgcagccatgTTTGGAATGTTGTCGTCCCctggagctttcttggggttgagtgagcgggcaatctccttcaactcttccgccaactccgcctccgagaccggatccatcggatccccacctacttccgtctcgggccactccatcggggacgctcgggaaagagctcattcacgatgaactggagcttattagcatcccgttccatcggaacccgagctccttcccactgctgcttgcggatttggtacgcggggccaaagccgtgcggttccaattgttccggcagatcctgcttgtgttggtccttgctgagcttgacggcccgttccagggcagcgcgtgcgtccgacttcatttgacgcctttcctcgcgctgctcctcggtccgggcccggttgaaccgccgtttcattccatgaaaatggctgcgcaaccgatcaatctcggacgtccaccaataaactggacgccggccatgtcgccttgggggttgtctaggcatggtgccatcacaagccaccgtgatggcctgggtcagctcctctgccgaggcaacatgcccaaaaatgtcctggtccctcaagatttcaacgaacaaatcctgtcgaagaatcttgtggaccaccttcccccattcactgatgagtgtcccacgttattggcgcgctgtctcggaaccctgccgaccacaaacttaatagtattgtggtcacttggggtttcgtcacaaacgcgccaattattttccctACCAAAGAggggctgcaaaacgacacgtccactATGGAATTGCGGCCATTTGCCCCAATCC of the Anopheles merus strain MAF unplaced genomic scaffold, AmerM5.1 LNR4000714, whole genome shotgun sequence genome contains:
- the LOC121602923 gene encoding kinesin light chain-like, translating into MTQMAQEEIVSNTKTVMQGLEALRVEHVTLMNNLAEGSKTDPDKMEIVKKNMENIELGLSEAQVIVMLFAHLQNIEAEKQKLRTQVKRLCQENVWLRDELAITQQKLQASEQSVAQLEEEKKHLEFMASVKKYDEIQENEDNLEKSRTDPVVELFPEDEAEERNNMSPTPPNQFANHANAGYEIPARLRTLHNLVIQYASQGRYEVAVPLCKQALEDLEKTSGHDHPDVATMLNILALVYRDQNKYKEAANLLNDALTIREKTLGENHPAVAATLNNLAVLYGKRGKYKDAEPLCKRALEIRENVLGKSHPDVAKQLNNLALLCQNQAKYEEVEMYYKRALEIYEMKLGGDDPNVAKTLNNLASCYLKQGKYKEAEMLYKEVLTRAHEREFGAINGENKPIWQVAEEREENKLKNRENTPYGEYGGWHKAAKVDSPTVTTTLKNLGALYRRQGKYEAADTLEDCALRSKKEALDLVKQSKVLGVSDDNKRQKSGNSKDDNDDHNKRVHK